In Fusarium oxysporum Fo47 chromosome XI, complete sequence, the following are encoded in one genomic region:
- a CDS encoding S-adenosyl-L-methionine-dependent methyltransferase has product MCADEDPLAVDEHAAQDNTDADSALGDDTGSDTTSLRSSILRYREENGRTYHAYKDGAYALPNDEIENERLDLQHHLFLLTFDERLHAAPLPKTLNRAFDAGCGTGIWAIEFADEHPECEVIGVDLSPIQPSVIPPNASFYVDDLEEPWDYSNKFDFVFARFLTGSILDWPKFFSESYKYASSSPEPFSSSLKRINSNLNPGGRIEMIDIIYPLLSDDDTLTKDSALSKWSELLHDIFTKNGRSMDSALKYKDQLEAAGFVDVNIVKRKWPLNRWPKDPKHKQIGTWAQQNTLDALAALSLAVFTRPDGQGGLGWSKEEVEVFLTDVRKDIKNVNIHSYWPIWSVYATKPE; this is encoded by the exons ATGTGCGCAGACGAGGACCCccttgctgttgatgagcaC GCGGCTCAGGATAACACTGATGCTGACTCCGCCCTCGGAGAC GACACCGGTAGCGATACTACATCACTAAGATCCAGTATTTTGAGGTATCGTGAGGAGAATGGCAGGACTTATCATGCTTACAAGGATGGAG CTTATGCACTTCCTAATGACGAG ATTGAGAACGAACGACTAG atcttcaacatcatctcTTTCTGCTCACTTTCGACGAAAGACTACACGCAGCTCCCTTGCCCAAGACGCTCAACCGCGCTTTTGATGCGGGCTGTGGCACCGGAATCTGGGCCATCGAGTTTG CTGATGAGCATCCCGAGTGCGAG GTCATTGGCGTCGACTTGAGTCCGATTCAGCCTTCGGT CATTCCCCCCAACGCCTCGTTCTATGTAGACGATCTCGAGGAGCCATGGGACTATTCTAACAAATTCGACTTTGTCTTTGCTCGCTTTCTCACAGGCTCCATTCTCGACTGGCCCAAGTTCTTCAGCGAAAGCTACAAGTATGCCAGCTCCTCTCCCGAACCATTTTCATCAAGTCTAAAACGTATCAACAGCAACCTCAACCCTGGAGGCAGAATAGAGATGATCGACATCATCTATCCTCTCCTCTCCGACGATGACACTCTGACAAAAGACTCAGCACTATCCAAGTGGTCAGAACTTCTACACGATATTTTCACCAAGAATGGTCGTTCTATGGATAGTGCGTTGAAATACAAGGATCAACTTGAGGCAGCGGGCTTTGTAGATGTGAACATTGTGAAGCGCAAGTGGCCTTTGAACAGATGGCCCAAGGATCCCAAACATAAGCAGATTG GTACCTGGGCCCAGCAGAACACTCTAGATGCGTTGGCAGCTTTAAGTCTCGCTGTCTTCACACGCCCTGATGGTCAGGGCGGACTTGGCTGGAGTAAAGAGGAAGTCGAGGTTTTTCTGACAGATGTGCGAAAGGATATTAAGAATGTCAATATTCATTCCTACTGGCCGAT TTGGTCGGTGTATGCTACGAAGCCAGAATGA
- a CDS encoding S-adenosyl-L-methionine-dependent methyltransferase gives MPSMSHAEKTQYDSFAPKYASVEELPCSKLEGQLVRNALGDCTGLKVLDLGGGSGLHARRAIDAGASVVDVVDISPEMMKAGEEIEQSLGRKDRIRWFEADVTKPVAEQVKLEERYDIVMANWVFDHATSVSELRSMYENVVKSLKSGGKFIGVRSKSIRANYMSYGKYGVTFTDVTEIPGGLRYQVNCVTEPPFSFEATSMESTFSLSDDIGKELGLVEIHVAPAEETELVKNDREFWEDYLKDSNFVVVVAKKA, from the coding sequence ATGCCCAGCATGTCTCACGCAGAGAAAACGCAATACGATTCGTTCGCGCCCAAGTATGCGTCTGTGGAGGAATTGCCCTGTTCGAAACTGGAGGGGCAGCTTGTGAGGAATGCTTTGGGGGATTGTACTGGCTTGAAGGTACTGGATCTTGGCGGTGGAAGCGGACTTCATGCGAGGAGGGCGATTGATGCCGGGGCtagtgttgttgatgttgttgacaTATCGcctgagatgatgaaagcGGGTGAGGAGATTGAGCAGAGCCTTGGACGAAAGGATCGCATTCGTTGGTTCGAAGCTGATGTCACCAAGCCGGTCGCAGAGCAAGTCaagttggaggagagataCGACATCGTCATGGCTAATTGGGTTTTCGATCATGCCACCTCCGTTTCAGAGTTGAGAAGCATGTATGAGAATGTcgtcaagagcttgaagtcTGGCGGAAAGTTCATCGGCGTGAGGTCAAAGAGCATCCGCGCCAATTACATGAGCTACGGAAAATACGGTGTCACCTTTACCGATGTCACGGAGATCCCTGGCGGACTGAGGTACCAGGTCAACTGTGTGACCGAACCACCGTTCTCATTTGAGGCAACTTCAATGGAATCGACTTTCTCGCTCTCTGATGACATTGGAAAGGAACTCGGACTGGTTGAGATACATGTTGCCCCAGCCGAAGAGACGGAGCTTGTCAAGAATGACCGCGAGTTCTGGGAGGATTATCTCAAGGACTCTAACTTTGTTGTTGTAGTGGCTAAGAAGGCGTAA